The following coding sequences lie in one Acidobacteriota bacterium genomic window:
- a CDS encoding c-type cytochrome, whose translation MRRHSLNTVKWLFIPALALVMPAATICWAKNKTTLSPAAEAGKKIFDQNCALCHFPNQTSNKIGPGMQGVLKNKELPYSHRPATVANVQEQIEKGNPEGKPMPMPAFSGKLSKEQISDLIEYLKTL comes from the coding sequence ATGCGAAGACATTCACTGAACACGGTTAAATGGCTGTTCATTCCCGCGCTGGCTTTGGTCATGCCGGCGGCCACCATTTGCTGGGCCAAAAACAAAACGACCCTTTCTCCCGCAGCGGAGGCGGGAAAAAAGATCTTCGACCAGAACTGTGCCTTGTGCCATTTCCCGAACCAAACGAGCAACAAAATCGGACCGGGCATGCAGGGTGTCCTGAAGAACAAAGAACTCCCTTACTCTCACCGCCCCGCAACGGTTGCCAATGTTCAGGAACAGATCGAGAAGGGCAACCCGGAAGGCAAACCCATGCCGATGCCCGCGTTCAGCGGGAAACTCTCGAAGGAGCAGATCAGCGACCTGATCGAGTATCTGAAGACGCTGTAA